From the Salinimicrobium tongyeongense genome, one window contains:
- a CDS encoding TetR/AcrR family transcriptional regulator: MARPKKIKEQQEEVTQNRIMEWYMNYVLENGREPGTVYKFAKDHEISESDFYNFFGSFEGLKMAIWERFFEHTLKVMQKSPEYAAFNPREKMLSLYFTFFEMLTANRSYVLFTLKHEGSMFKNAGQLRALRRELKAYATQLIREGNEEARARLVKRSESIFSEAAWIQLVFLLKFWMNDNSPQFESTDLAIEKSVNTAFDLYENTPLERALDFGKFLWKEKMS; the protein is encoded by the coding sequence ATGGCAAGACCAAAAAAAATAAAGGAACAGCAGGAAGAAGTAACCCAAAATCGTATCATGGAATGGTACATGAACTACGTGCTCGAAAATGGCAGAGAACCCGGTACGGTGTATAAGTTCGCTAAAGATCATGAGATTTCTGAATCAGATTTCTACAATTTCTTCGGAAGCTTTGAGGGCTTAAAAATGGCAATTTGGGAACGTTTTTTTGAACATACGCTTAAAGTGATGCAAAAGAGCCCCGAGTATGCTGCTTTCAACCCGCGGGAAAAAATGCTCAGCCTGTACTTCACATTCTTTGAAATGCTTACCGCCAACCGCAGCTATGTGCTTTTCACATTGAAGCATGAAGGTTCAATGTTCAAAAATGCCGGGCAGCTTCGGGCTTTGCGGCGGGAGCTGAAGGCGTATGCCACCCAGCTTATTCGCGAAGGCAATGAGGAAGCCCGTGCGAGGCTGGTAAAAAGGTCAGAAAGCATATTTTCTGAAGCTGCCTGGATCCAGCTTGTGTTTTTGCTGAAGTTTTGGATGAACGACAATTCCCCACAATTCGAAAGCACCGACCTGGCCATTGAAAAATCGGTAAATACAGCTTTTGACCTGTACGAAAACACTCCTTTAGAAAGAGCACTAGACTTCGGAAAATTCCTTTGGAAAGAAAAAATGTCCTGA
- a CDS encoding ABC1 kinase family protein: MKTIDKIPTGKIGRTGKMVQTGIKLGGNYLKYYSKKALNADLSREQLDESNAEDIYNGLKSLKGSALKVAQMLSMEKSLLPNAYVEKFSLAQFSVPPLSAPLVRKTFKKYHGQYPDELFDSFSLDSVNAASIGQVHRAKKDGKDLAVKIQYPGVAESISSDLALVKPIATKMFNLQGKGAERYFKEVEEKLLEETDYVLEVQQSIEMSEACKNIPHLRFPKYYEDLSSKKIIIMDWMNGLHLSEFAKRNTSKETANNLGQALWDFYMYQMHILKAVHADPHPGNFLVDKENNLIAIDFGCIKRVPEDFYKPYFELADWQKINDPEFFNARLFELEILRKEDSPKEIAFFSELFYQMLSLFTAPFQKEEFNFSDEAFWAPITGLSEKYSKDQELRKMNGNRGSKHFLYINRTFFGLYNLLHDLGATVKINNFRKYS; the protein is encoded by the coding sequence ATGAAAACAATAGATAAAATTCCCACCGGAAAAATTGGCCGTACCGGTAAAATGGTACAAACAGGGATCAAACTTGGAGGGAATTACCTCAAATACTACTCAAAAAAGGCATTAAATGCCGATCTTTCAAGAGAGCAGCTGGACGAGAGCAATGCCGAAGATATTTACAACGGCCTCAAAAGCCTTAAAGGCAGCGCCCTTAAGGTAGCGCAGATGCTTTCTATGGAAAAGAGCCTGCTGCCCAATGCCTATGTAGAGAAATTCAGCCTGGCGCAGTTTAGCGTGCCCCCACTTTCGGCGCCCCTGGTGAGAAAAACTTTTAAGAAATATCACGGGCAGTACCCAGATGAACTTTTTGACAGTTTTTCCCTTGACTCTGTGAACGCCGCCAGTATAGGCCAGGTACACAGGGCTAAAAAAGACGGGAAAGACCTGGCGGTAAAGATCCAGTATCCCGGCGTGGCCGAAAGTATAAGTTCAGACCTGGCACTGGTTAAGCCCATAGCTACAAAGATGTTTAACCTGCAGGGCAAGGGTGCAGAAAGGTATTTTAAAGAGGTGGAAGAAAAGCTGCTCGAGGAGACAGATTATGTTCTGGAAGTACAACAGAGCATCGAAATGTCTGAGGCCTGTAAAAATATCCCCCACCTCAGGTTTCCAAAGTATTATGAAGATCTTTCCAGCAAAAAGATCATTATAATGGACTGGATGAATGGCCTTCATCTGAGCGAATTCGCCAAACGGAATACCAGTAAAGAAACAGCAAATAATCTGGGGCAGGCCCTTTGGGATTTTTACATGTACCAGATGCATATCTTAAAGGCCGTACATGCCGACCCGCACCCCGGAAATTTTCTGGTGGACAAAGAGAATAACCTCATCGCTATAGATTTTGGGTGCATCAAACGAGTGCCGGAAGATTTTTACAAGCCCTATTTTGAACTGGCCGATTGGCAAAAAATCAATGACCCGGAATTTTTCAATGCCAGGCTTTTTGAACTCGAAATTCTTCGGAAGGAAGATTCACCCAAAGAAATTGCCTTCTTTTCAGAATTATTTTACCAGATGTTAAGCCTTTTTACGGCCCCTTTTCAGAAGGAAGAATTTAACTTTTCTGATGAGGCATTTTGGGCGCCAATAACCGGGCTCAGTGAAAAATACAGCAAAGATCAGGAGTTGAGAAAAATGAACGGCAACCGGGGGAGCAAGCATTTCCTGTACATTAACCGCACGTTCTTTGGCCTTTACAACCTGTTACACGATTTGGGAGCTACAGTTAAGATCAATAATTTCAGGAAGTATTCCTGA